gattatttatttttaaaaaaacataaatttttttattctaaaaaaggagtaaaaatatatgatgcatGTAACAAtccatataaattattatcttcTCAAAAATGTGTAACTAATACAGATGTAGATGTTTTATCTAATATGATTTTGaaacaaaatgaagaatatgatgatttaaaaaaaaataataatatgatatcttatgaatataaacaaattacaaataaatttgattttaacattttcaataccAATAATAGTTCCTTCTATTTTCGAGGATTACCACATAGAATCATTAATTCTTATTATTGCCTGATTAGTTtgaataacatttttaatcctcttaatcttaaaaatattgattcatatacaaaaaattcaaaagatATATTAATACCAAAcatgaattttataaaatgggCCCAAGGAAATTATGAACATTTATTGGAATTGTttgcaaataaaaattttgaacaTATTTTGAGGAGTAACCAAATagacattttaaaaaaaaaatacataaccAGTAATTCTAAggacaaaaaaattaataaaaaatatatatcaaagcAAAAGCAAAAGGGAAAGGGAAAAGGGAAGGAAAAGGAAaaggaaaaggaaaaaaataaggatGTGAATAAGGATACGGATAAAGATGCTGCTAAAGATGCTGCTAAAGATGCTGCTAAAGATGCCGCTAAAGATGCCGCTAAAGATGCCGCTAAAGATGCGGGGGAGAAAACAGCTACTACTGCAAATACAGATGATGGTGataaattttcaaataaaacaaatatttctATAAATAAAAGTGAAGAAATGAATACAAGCAAAGGAAGAGAATCTATTAACACAGAaaagcaaataaaaaatttaattaatgaGAACACAAAGAACTTATTAGACGATATTAACTTAGATTGGAAAATCGAGCAAGCCATTGATAGATACGCTAACATGAAGTATGGAATAAATGCCGCTACACCAGATACTGCCAATGCTACTGCCGCTTCTGCTTCTGCTTCTGCTAATAGTAACAGTGATGAACATTGCATAGACAGCGATTCTGTTGCATCTTGCATTAATTCGTTTAGCACTTATGACATTTATAAACtctttttatttgataaCTGTCAAAATAGTAAAGTAGACgaaattaaagaaaatagTGAAAACTTAGGAGATGATAAGGTTGGAAATGGCCAAAATGCAGCCGAAAAAAAAGACGAAAAAAAAGGCGATACAGACGAAAAAAAAGGCGATACAGCCGAAAAAAAAGGCGATACAGCCGAAAAAAAAGGCGATACAGATGACcaagttgaaaaaaaaaacataacaGATTATCtcttaaataaatatgcattaaattgttttagaaattatgttataaataaaaagcaaactgaatttttttataaaaatataaaaagctTTGTAAATTCgttagaaaaaaaacaattattttccgatataaataatatattatctttTTGTAATAAcgaacaaaaatatatgaacaaaaataacaattattttaataatacaaaatttagggaattttattcaaaatcaaaaaattcatatactTTTGATGCTTATGATCAATATAATGTTACTAATTATTGTGAAAATAGTCAAGCAAAATatggtaataatatatatcaccagtttaataaaacattttcatATACCAATAAATTTCAAATATGtaaagaagaaataaaatataattcaccttcaaaaaatggaaaaaaaaataataaacattaTTCAAATGaagctaaaaaaaatttaaatttttcaccaaaaaaaataactgatcaatataaaaatttggaaaatTTCAACGATGCAATTGAtgttaatatgaaaaatatgaaaaaattatataataatataaataaagaagtggtaaaaaataaattattattagttaataaaataatcgAAGAAAATTATGAGTATAATATATCAGATATGCCTATGTATGTTAATCTTGTtttctataaatatttatgtgtAAATAATTGGAATCATTTAATACATAGTTTAAAGGAAAGTTTTATAAAGCAagaactattttttttaagtcaAGTAGATTCTAAAAATTCCAAAATTAATAAGACTGATAAAAATGGgcatataaatgataatataaattctcaagaaaattataaaaatgatgaaataaaaaatacatccACAAAATTTGTTTCTGATTCGAAACATATAGAACAGAAATGTACACAAGAATGTGATTCTAAAAATGTATCAACTCCAAATATATCAGATtctaaagaaaatgaaaatggtACATCTGAAActatagaaaaaaaagaaaagttGAGTGATCATAATAAAAAGACAGAAAATGgtaaagataataaaatagggAAAGAGGGAGATAAAAAAAGTGATATATTATGTAGTGTGTGTTTTTACAAAGAAGATAGtaacataaatattatgtataaatGTGCAAATTGTTCTGTACATGTTCATAAATATTGTTATGgtatttatcataaaggaAAAGTTGAAGATTTTTTATGTGATAAATGTAAATTTAGTAAACATTTGACAAAAATGTATCAAAATGAATTTCATtcaaataaatcaaataattctaaaaataaaaaaaaaaaacaaaattcaAATACCAATTCGAAATATGGgttaaacaataataatactgATAATACATGTTATGGTACTAATATATTAAGTATCCAAGaatttaactattttaataataaaataaataatttatttaataataataattttgaagctaaaaataaaagttcgTCAAacggaaataataatattatcctttttgaaaaaatcataaaaagTGTTGAAGATAGTTGTTGTTATATttgcaaaaaaaatggaggagctttaaaaaaaacaaccaATAAACATTTTGTTCATGTTTTttgtgttttattttttatattaaaagttttttgtttaaatgtttataatttgaatttttgggatataaataatttgaagCCATATGAAAAAGTTTGCTTTATATGCAACAAAAAAGGAGCCGTTATAAAATGTGCATGGGATGGCGAAAATCAAAATCAGAAAGCAAAAAATGGGGAAGAATTGAAAAACGAAAATAAAACCGTATCCACTAATTgtgatattaataattctaaaaaaaacgaaaataaAACCTTTTCTACTAATTGTGACATGAACAATTCTAATAAAAACGAAAATTGTTGTGACAAATATTTCCATCCAATGTGTGCATATTTAGAAGGATATCATATAAATGTTGAAATATATGAAGATAAGtttgtgaatatatatttttatgataattgtttttctttatttcGTTTCATAACACATTGTAATAATCATATACCTAAAGATTCTTATCAAAACAGAGAATTTGTCAAAGAGAAAAGAAcatcattatatattaaaaatattactaGCGAATctaattcaaataataaaattaatgacAAATTTCAAAAagctaaaataaaaaatgaagccTCGcctaaaaataatacaaaaccTTCTCCTTCACGCCATAATTTACAAACAAATGTTTCCACTTCCTCACCAaacaaaaatgaagaaacTGGAACAGCAATACAAAAAGgggataaataataatttccacTACACAAAATgggtatatatatgtacatacatGTGTGTGTGCGTGGGCACAATTGCAAACATTTCACTAGCCcaaattaaacaaaattaagacatttattataagtgtttaaaaatgttgtaaaaataaatttcaccaaaattataattataggaaagttttattttttcttattacTTTTTTAAGGCTTAAtaattaacatatatttttttttttaaataaaatttaagaTTTTGCtgaataattttttgtaaattaatgtaaaattaaaatttattattttgtcataaattttttatcgatacttttttttatgtttatactttttttttttattataaatatgtcatgttatgttatatatattttttttttttttttttaaaaacctTTTTGTTTCCGTCtcaattattatatgtttatatgATTACACAACTCGAACAAATTAAGAAATCAAATTCGTAAGTATCTTATCGATTATGAGATCAAATTAAATCATAGGCACATATGGCTACATAATATGTCTtccttatatatttttatgtttaaaaCTATGCAATGGTAATTactaatataatttttacttaactgttttaaaataaatgtataaaataataattattataaaaaaaattataggtTGGGTAGACAAACAAAACaagatataattatttataaaaataaccattatttgttttaattttgtgtgcatattaaattttaacaCATAAtggttatttttataaataccATTTTTaagttcaatttttttttttttttttttgattttgaTCTTTTTTTCCCCTATTTTCCCtataatacataatataGAGTGTATAtccataaaaaaattgtggaaactttttattattttagttTATTTTGTGTACATATAAATGTGGCTTAGTATGTATACCACACACATATtatcacatatatatataaatatatatatatatgtatacatatgtaCATTTCTATACActttatataaacatatttaattaggtgattgtatatattacTCCAAGCCtgttatgataataatttcctttttaAACGCATTATAGAGTGTATAAAAATTTGTTCTctgaattttataatataatttaatttgataattaaagaaatacggtataattatttaatttttatagtaacatatttaaaaatataatttttttccatttttctttttttcgcacataatatattattttgccataacatataattcatattgaatatatattatcatatgaaaaaatagggaaaaaatactatatataattcatatttttttacacaattttttttttttttttatgctgTTTCTACAAATTATAACAAGTATaccattatatattttcacaaaatatttatatacatatagaaTTACAAATTTGTATGAATAAATCAGAATTGTACATAAgattaaataatgataactagccaaaataaaatataaaaaaaaaaaaaaaaaaaaaattaagaaatttgataaaaatatattccatATTTATGCATgacaataatattttactttttcatatagtatgtattttttaacaatatatattttatatgtagatTATTTTGAGtcacatataaaaatataatatctttATTAAGTGGTGATAAAATCGTATTAATATATCTTTTCCAATTTTcgtttttcttatattttttttatttaaaaaaatatataaaacaaaataataaccCTTTAAGAGgaaatagaaataaaaaaaaaaaaaaaaaaaaacgtaaAAACATTTGTATACATTGATGATACATTGTACTATAAAAAAGGgtagaataaaaatataatataatttgtttttttttttttctataatttttttcgtttttttaattccttaacTGATATATAACAAATGATGATGAAAGGGAATTATTCATATGAACGACATGGGCCACaacattttaatataaatagcTATGGCTCTAGAATAAATAAcaagaataataataataaaacagataaatatgattatttatattacaaCGGAAAAACAAACTATGGATATTATAGAGAAGGTAACTACTATTTTAATGATGAagttaattataaaataaaaaatagaataaataaatatgattattCATATGATAATTATGGAGAATATcgatattttaaaaataataattcaaaaaatggaaatgaaaaaaaatattatcattattataaagataaatataataaaaataatttaaacagTAACAcacattttgaaaaaataaatagtgaCAATAATATgtcaaataaacaaaataaaagtaatgaaaataattctactaaaattaatgaattaataaataatatatattataagacttcttattatttaaaaaaaaatcgaaaatatttaaataaaatactccaacaaaattatgaaatCAACATTTACCTTGTAAGACATATGGAAGCAcaacataataaaaaacatgtTGAAGATTTAGATACCCCAAGagatttaatatataaacaacCTATTTATTTGGATAGTGTAGCTACTGAAGATGGAATAAAAATGTGTGAAACTGTAAGGAATTATCACCTGAACGGTACAGGTAAAAGTGGGTGCAATCAAATgcatgatatatattataaagaaataattcAACTATACAATGATTATGTTGAAAAATGTGATAAAGAGCAACAAATTAGCAAAGAGAATGGCAAAGAGAATAGCAAAGAGAGTGGCAAAGAGAGTGGCAAAGAAGGTAgaaaggaaaataaaaaaggagtGTTCGAACGAAACAAcaattttgttataatatCGTCTCCTCTAAGAAGATGTTTACAAACAATGaagtatttatttaattttaaaaaaaatatagttatttatgAACCAGTAAGAGAAATATCGGGTAGTTATATTACTGATCAAAGATCAAAAACATCTGAAGTTAAAAAATTTtgtgataataattttgatgaGTATGAATTAATGTGTTTTGGTGAAGAAGATATTATGCATGTAGAAAGATTTAGAGAATCATCTTGCCAAGTATATTTCCGTTGTTTACAGTTTTTAAAGTTTGTACATTCGCTAGCTATTAATTATTTTGCATCTATAGAACGTGAAAATGATTCTATGAGTTTAGATGTGAAAGTAGGAAATACTAACCAATCCAgtatgaaaaataatgaagaaaaacaaaattcGGCTCAAAATTCGGCTCAAAATTCGGCTCAAAATTCGGCTCAAAATTCGGCTCAAAATTCCGAAATCGATGATCATATAAATGACAAATGTAACAATGAAGAGATatgcacaaaaaaaaacggaaataataaaaaagttttTAATATAGTTGTTGTATCACATAGTTCCTATTTATTACATCTTTTAGCGCTACTTGATTATCTAAATTTAGATGAtagaaattttaataattgtgATATTAGAAAAATAACAATACCCTTAactaatacatttttattttttaataatataattaactTACAGCTAGCTAAACCAGTAATATCAAATAATATGCCTTTATGTTTTAGggataaacaaaaaaatgttttgaaaaaaacttataaagacaaaaatatatacacactaaataatataaatgatttaGATGATATAATTTGTGAAAGCCCTTgtacaattattatatatcagtataatgaattaataaaaaatcaaaataattataaaaattatttagaaaagatcaaaaattttatagataataataacaagGAGTTTCAGTTAAAAAACGGGTATTTTTCCAATGgaatgtataaaaaatatgttttaaaaaaagggaaaaatgatgataataataataatggcgAAAATAATATGCACAATTTAGGTCGAGATATTCTAATTACCGATGCAAGTGAACATCTCAGCTTTTCCGAAAGGAAACAAGCATGGGAACTTAACAAAAAGGGATATATTGCAGGGCAAAATGTAATATTAATAGTATTACCTGATGTTGAAAATGCACCCAAAAAAACTAATGCACCAAATAATAAAGGAAATGAAACGGATATCGACAccaaaataaatgatgatgatgataataatgataaggAAGATCTCGGTTCTCTAAAAAATGTTACTAAAATTATAGACAATTATGATAGTGTTCAAGATTTAATAAAATCACCAGATTTTTGgatatctataaaaaaaaatatacataatataaatttaaattcatttcatgaatatataattaaaaaatacaacaaaATACTGATGACAGAAAATGAAGATTTCTGTTATATCGATTTAGTAGCATCACTtgaaaacaaaaattttattaacaagtatggaaatatgtttaatggctattttaaaaaattaaaagaaaaatataataacaacaATTCATTATTAGATTTGGAAAAAGAATGTaagtatataaatgaaaatttaattaacaaaatatttcCTCATGAATATGAAACATCAAAAGATGAAAACGAAAATGGAAAAGTTTTGACAAATTTAACCTCACCgaaaaatactttaaataACCATGATAAGataaatattgtaaaaaaaaaatttatttatataccaaacaaatataatgataaaaataaaatgacaaaacaaaaaaataatgatagttataatattagtaataatattgttcctaataataaaacatttgTTATGGAAAATATTAAAGTTTTAAA
The Plasmodium yoelii strain 17X genome assembly, chromosome: 4 genome window above contains:
- a CDS encoding phosphoglycerate mutase, putative — encoded protein: MMKGNYSYERHGPQHFNINSYGSRINNKNNNNKTDKYDYLYYNGKTNYGYYREGNYYFNDEVNYKIKNRINKYDYSYDNYGEYRYFKNNNSKNGNEKKYYHYYKDKYNKNNLNSNTHFEKINSDNNMSNKQNKSNENNSTKINELINNIYYKTSYYLKKNRKYLNKILQQNYEINIYLVRHMEAQHNKKHVEDLDTPRDLIYKQPIYLDSVATEDGIKMCETVRNYHLNGTGKSGCNQMHDIYYKEIIQLYNDYVEKCDKEQQISKENGKENSKESGKESGKEGRKENKKGVFERNNNFVIISSPLRRCLQTMKYLFNFKKNIVIYEPVREISGSYITDQRSKTSEVKKFCDNNFDEYELMCFGEEDIMHVERFRESSCQVYFRCLQFLKFVHSLAINYFASIERENDSMSLDVKVGNTNQSSMKNNEEKQNSAQNSAQNSAQNSAQNSAQNSEIDDHINDKCNNEEICTKKNGNNKKVFNIVVVSHSSYLLHLLALLDYLNLDDRNFNNCDIRKITIPLTNTFLFFNNIINLQLAKPVISNNMPLCFRDKQKNVLKKTYKDKNIYTLNNINDLDDIICESPCTIIIYQYNELIKNQNNYKNYLEKIKNFIDNNNKEFQLKNGYFSNGMYKKYVLKKGKNDDNNNNGENNMHNLGRDILITDASEHLSFSERKQAWELNKKGYIAGQNVILIVLPDVENAPKKTNAPNNKGNETDIDTKINDDDDNNDKEDLGSLKNVTKIIDNYDSVQDLIKSPDFWISIKKNIHNINLNSFHEYIIKKYNKILMTENEDFCYIDLVASLENKNFINKYGNMFNGYFKKLKEKYNNNNSLLDLEKECKYINENLINKIFPHEYETSKDENENGKVLTNLTSPKNTLNNHDKINIVKKKFIYIPNKYNDKNKMTKQKNNDSYNISNNIVPNNKTFVMENIKVLKSFPQSIQNLNVEMFYRDKFFYFNCLHKFIKSKNKIEGLVLAKLLAFLDLLKSFNFNSTNKIFQKLTKLDDVIYTNTIEDSSQIVNTYSCDKKPAPVNNTFYFSASAKKYKDIQALKGRKRGIVDDLNYIRYNMLTISAGAENVYILNVLS